One Epidermidibacterium keratini DNA segment encodes these proteins:
- a CDS encoding bifunctional FO biosynthesis protein CofGH, translating to MTTPAPSESAMRRALARVERGVSIDPGEAAVLIHARGADLERLCTAAGRVRDSGLEAAGRPGVITYSKKVFIPVTRLCRDRCHYCTFATTPRRVESAYLSPDEIVQIARDGAAAGCKEALFTLGDRPEDRWEAAREWLDAAGYPDTLSYVRAMAIRVLEETGLLPHLNPGVMSWDELQRLRPVAPSMGMMLETTSRRLYETPGEAHYASPDKDPDVRLRVLEDAGRLNIPFTSGLLIGIGETVEERIDSIFALRKVARTYGGIQEVIIQNFRAKPDTAMRSTPDADLEEFAATIALTRVVLGPKMRLQAPPNLAPHHQALLLRAGIDDWGGVSPLTPDHVNPEYPWPQLDRLASQTADGGFELRERLTIYPEYIARRESWLDPRLAAHVDALALPSGLADPEARPTGRPWQEVAAGLSSSGRVDLHSEIDTDGRTDDRRTDFDGVYGDWAEIGEAAGPQAVHAQPTSSRIRPEFAAALAEAESKTSSMSDSAAAVLFDAHDGAEVEALAALADALRREAVGDDVTYVVNRNINFTNVCYTGCRFCAFAQRRTDADAYTLSLDQVADRAAQAWDVGATEVCMQGGIHPDLPGTAYFDIARAVKERVPDMHVHAFSPMEVVNGAARTNLSITDWLSAASEAGVDSFPGTAAEILDDEVRWVLTKGKLPTASWIEVIQTAHRLGLPTTSTMMYGHVDHAGHWLAHLRLIGRMQDETGGFSEFVLLPFVHNSSPIYLAGIARPGPTALENRIVHAMSRILLDGKIKNIQTSWVKTTEAHVRAHLAGGVNDIGGTLMEETISRMAGSESGSYRTIADLEAIAASAGRPARQRTTEYGEVDASRRAAAVKSGGVLPADLLRAIPIAGAVSS from the coding sequence ATGACTACCCCCGCACCGTCCGAGTCGGCCATGCGGCGGGCGCTCGCCCGAGTCGAGCGCGGCGTCAGCATCGACCCCGGCGAGGCCGCGGTCCTGATCCACGCGCGCGGCGCCGATCTCGAGCGATTGTGTACGGCGGCGGGCCGGGTGCGCGACAGCGGACTGGAGGCAGCCGGCCGCCCGGGAGTCATCACCTACTCCAAGAAGGTCTTCATCCCGGTCACCCGGCTGTGCCGCGACCGCTGCCACTACTGCACCTTCGCCACGACGCCGCGGCGGGTGGAATCGGCGTACCTCTCCCCGGATGAGATCGTGCAGATCGCCCGCGACGGCGCGGCCGCCGGCTGCAAAGAGGCACTGTTTACTCTTGGCGACCGCCCGGAGGATCGTTGGGAGGCGGCCCGCGAGTGGCTGGATGCCGCCGGCTACCCCGACACCTTGTCTTATGTGCGCGCGATGGCGATCCGCGTGCTCGAGGAGACCGGACTGCTGCCGCACCTCAACCCCGGCGTCATGTCGTGGGACGAGCTGCAGCGACTGCGCCCGGTCGCGCCGTCTATGGGCATGATGCTCGAGACGACGTCCCGCCGGCTCTACGAGACGCCCGGGGAGGCGCACTACGCCTCCCCTGACAAGGACCCCGACGTACGCCTGCGTGTCCTCGAAGACGCCGGGCGTCTCAACATCCCGTTCACCAGTGGCCTTCTCATCGGCATCGGAGAGACGGTCGAAGAGCGGATCGACTCGATCTTCGCGCTGCGCAAGGTGGCCCGCACCTACGGCGGCATCCAAGAGGTCATCATCCAGAACTTCCGGGCCAAGCCCGACACGGCGATGCGCAGTACGCCGGACGCCGACCTGGAGGAGTTCGCCGCGACCATCGCGCTGACTCGCGTCGTACTCGGCCCAAAGATGCGCCTGCAGGCCCCGCCCAACCTCGCACCTCACCATCAGGCGCTGCTGCTGCGGGCCGGCATCGACGACTGGGGTGGCGTATCGCCGCTCACGCCGGACCACGTCAACCCTGAGTACCCGTGGCCGCAGCTCGACCGGCTCGCCTCCCAGACCGCCGACGGCGGCTTCGAGCTGCGCGAGCGGCTGACCATCTATCCCGAATACATCGCGCGGCGCGAGTCGTGGCTGGACCCGCGTCTTGCCGCGCACGTCGACGCGTTGGCGTTGCCGTCCGGACTGGCTGACCCCGAGGCGCGTCCGACCGGACGCCCGTGGCAGGAGGTGGCGGCGGGGCTCTCCTCCAGCGGTCGGGTCGATCTGCACTCGGAGATCGACACCGATGGCCGCACCGACGACCGGCGTACCGACTTTGACGGCGTGTACGGCGACTGGGCCGAGATCGGCGAAGCCGCTGGGCCGCAGGCGGTCCACGCGCAACCCACCTCGTCCCGGATCCGGCCGGAGTTTGCGGCCGCGCTCGCCGAGGCCGAGTCCAAGACGTCGTCGATGTCGGACTCTGCGGCCGCCGTACTCTTCGATGCCCACGACGGCGCCGAGGTCGAGGCGCTGGCCGCACTCGCCGATGCGTTGCGGCGCGAGGCGGTCGGCGACGACGTCACCTACGTCGTCAACCGCAACATCAACTTCACCAATGTCTGCTACACCGGCTGCCGCTTCTGCGCGTTTGCGCAGCGCCGTACTGATGCCGATGCCTACACGCTCTCGCTGGACCAGGTCGCCGACCGCGCGGCGCAGGCGTGGGACGTCGGGGCCACCGAGGTGTGCATGCAGGGCGGGATCCATCCGGACCTGCCTGGTACGGCGTACTTCGACATCGCGCGCGCGGTGAAGGAGCGCGTGCCCGACATGCACGTGCACGCGTTCTCGCCGATGGAGGTCGTCAACGGGGCGGCGCGCACCAACCTCTCTATTACCGACTGGCTCAGCGCCGCTTCCGAGGCTGGCGTCGACTCGTTTCCCGGGACTGCCGCGGAGATCCTCGACGACGAGGTGCGGTGGGTGCTGACGAAGGGCAAACTGCCTACGGCGTCGTGGATCGAGGTCATCCAAACCGCTCATCGGCTCGGGCTGCCGACGACCTCGACGATGATGTACGGGCACGTCGACCACGCGGGGCACTGGCTCGCGCACCTGCGGCTGATCGGGCGGATGCAGGACGAGACGGGTGGCTTCAGCGAGTTCGTGCTGCTGCCGTTCGTGCACAACTCTTCACCTATATATCTAGCGGGCATCGCGCGGCCGGGTCCCACGGCGCTGGAGAACCGCATCGTGCACGCCATGTCGCGCATCTTGCTCGACGGCAAGATCAAGAACATCCAGACATCGTGGGTGAAGACGACCGAGGCGCACGTGCGGGCTCATCTGGCCGGCGGCGTCAATGACATCGGCGGCACGCTGATGGAGGAGACGATCAGCCGGATGGCCGGCTCGGAGAGCGGCAGCTATCGCACAATCGCTGACCTGGAAGCGATCGCGGCGTCCGCTGGCCGACCTGCACGCCAGCGCACCACCGAGTACGGCGAAGTGGATGCCTCGCGGCGAGCCGCGGCGGTGAAGTCCGGGGGAGTGCTGCCGGCAGACCTGCTGCGCGCCATCCCCATCGCCGGCGCCGTCTCCTCCTAA
- a CDS encoding M23 family metallopeptidase: MHRRNLSVVAAASIALAVAFGTPSTANAAPSSGSESSQSGSSQSSSSPESGAPATGDAGNSGTSGQISELQAQVEKLNAEMLAAADAANQATGQASVAKEAAKKAGEDYDASVVAADEAKAKAYDVAADMYKQGPLSLEQMSLLTSNGPQDFIDKSAMMQQVSEYQAGYVNQMVQAVANQEAAKAAADQASADADAKVVEAQQVSTDVQAKLTTAQQQLDALKAQGAQTGTGGGGDIPAYASTLPPDAASGQVTGDWAKPINGATLTSTYGPRWGTTHQGLDLAAPMQTPIYAAGSGTVLRAGTATGFGLAVYLQHPNGDVTVYGHINAYFVQTGQTVTAGQQIAEVGNRGYSTGPHLHFEVQKTAYGQRMDPMAWLNERGITMP, translated from the coding sequence GTGCATCGTCGCAACCTGTCTGTCGTTGCTGCCGCGAGCATCGCGCTCGCAGTCGCCTTCGGCACCCCGTCGACCGCGAACGCTGCCCCCAGCTCGGGCTCGGAGAGCTCACAGAGCGGGAGCAGCCAGAGCAGCAGCTCGCCGGAGTCCGGAGCACCAGCGACCGGCGACGCTGGCAACAGCGGCACCTCCGGCCAGATCTCCGAGCTGCAGGCGCAGGTCGAGAAGCTTAACGCCGAGATGCTCGCCGCGGCCGACGCCGCCAACCAGGCCACCGGCCAGGCCAGCGTTGCCAAGGAAGCCGCCAAGAAGGCCGGCGAGGACTACGACGCCTCGGTGGTTGCCGCCGACGAGGCAAAGGCGAAGGCGTACGACGTCGCCGCCGACATGTACAAGCAGGGACCGCTGTCGCTGGAGCAGATGTCGCTGCTGACCTCCAACGGCCCGCAGGACTTCATCGACAAGTCCGCGATGATGCAGCAGGTCTCGGAATACCAGGCCGGCTACGTCAACCAGATGGTGCAGGCCGTCGCCAACCAGGAGGCTGCGAAGGCCGCTGCCGACCAGGCCTCGGCCGACGCCGACGCGAAGGTCGTCGAGGCCCAGCAGGTCTCGACCGACGTGCAGGCCAAGCTCACGACCGCGCAGCAGCAGCTCGACGCGCTCAAGGCGCAGGGTGCGCAGACCGGCACCGGTGGCGGCGGAGACATCCCGGCGTACGCCTCGACCCTTCCGCCGGACGCGGCTAGCGGGCAGGTCACCGGTGACTGGGCGAAGCCGATCAACGGCGCCACCCTCACCTCGACGTACGGCCCGCGGTGGGGCACCACGCATCAGGGACTCGATCTCGCGGCGCCGATGCAGACCCCGATCTATGCGGCCGGCAGCGGCACGGTGCTGCGCGCCGGCACCGCGACCGGCTTCGGGCTCGCGGTCTACCTGCAGCACCCGAACGGCGACGTGACCGTCTATGGCCACATCAACGCCTACTTCGTGCAGACCGGGCAGACCGTGACCGCCGGCCAGCAGATCGCCGAGGTCGGCAACCGTGGCTACTCCACCGGCCCGCACCTGCACTTCGAGGTGCAGAAGACGGCGTACGGTCAGCGGATGGATCCGATGGCGTGGCTCAACGAGCGCGGCATCACGATGCCGTAG
- a CDS encoding type VII secretion protein EccE, translating into MAESQFAQPQAARPPAEAAAPSTTAPAPQPAAAPSVPQAAQPPVTAAAAPPAPAATRAPVDPHVLGGRREATETTGAATGQGRATESSIAKRRAKARAAERETQRAARAGATDRDSELAPTARPEESVDKPIDPPVAAKTWSLGVVGLGQVLTWQLAAVGVLAVHRQPLAILIPVVAVCVVLLVLTTVRVRGRWLYEWAGIWLRYQLRSRTAKETAPNDTILSDTARRTRLSRVDIDGVSAAVVASPHGYSIAIDPIIEERTLLAGRLPQLPSLGDLLPGNDPSEPALSVQQLTMILPAPNSLNRDDAAAQSYAALGASAIPARSRTWVVAQAMVTPDTQGWPEIEATLVNAARRIQRRLTKAGFAPRLVSDQQLARDVTTLVRADVAGDVRALTEERWGHWSAGGALSATYVVARWSAPSSGALTQLLEQLDRLPTMATAIALSARREGPYIDVQAVVRVTDRDPAALDAADRGVRRIADASGVRLQRLDGEHAHGVHATLPTGGFAT; encoded by the coding sequence GCTGAGGCGGCCGCGCCGTCAACGACGGCACCAGCACCGCAGCCGGCCGCCGCACCATCTGTCCCACAGGCGGCCCAGCCGCCCGTGACAGCCGCGGCTGCTCCACCAGCCCCGGCAGCGACCAGGGCGCCGGTCGACCCCCATGTGCTCGGCGGGCGGCGAGAGGCTACCGAAACGACCGGCGCGGCAACCGGACAAGGACGCGCCACCGAGTCGTCTATCGCCAAGCGCCGTGCGAAAGCGCGGGCCGCCGAACGGGAGACCCAGCGCGCAGCCCGGGCTGGCGCTACGGACCGCGACAGCGAACTCGCGCCGACGGCCCGCCCGGAGGAGTCGGTCGATAAGCCAATTGACCCGCCGGTCGCCGCCAAGACCTGGTCGTTGGGCGTTGTCGGGCTTGGGCAAGTCCTCACCTGGCAGCTCGCCGCCGTCGGAGTTCTGGCTGTCCACCGGCAGCCGCTCGCGATACTCATTCCAGTCGTCGCGGTGTGCGTCGTACTGCTGGTGCTGACCACGGTGCGAGTGCGGGGACGCTGGTTATACGAATGGGCAGGGATCTGGCTGCGCTATCAGCTTCGATCACGCACCGCCAAAGAGACTGCACCCAACGACACGATCCTCAGCGACACGGCTCGGCGTACGAGGCTCTCGCGCGTGGACATCGACGGTGTCAGCGCCGCGGTCGTCGCAAGTCCGCACGGCTACTCGATCGCGATCGACCCGATCATCGAAGAACGAACCCTGTTGGCCGGGCGGCTGCCGCAGCTACCCTCGCTGGGCGATCTGCTCCCGGGAAACGACCCATCCGAGCCGGCGCTGTCCGTTCAGCAGCTGACGATGATCCTTCCCGCGCCGAACTCGCTGAACCGTGATGACGCCGCTGCGCAGAGCTACGCGGCGCTGGGTGCGAGTGCTATCCCTGCCCGAAGCCGCACCTGGGTCGTCGCCCAGGCCATGGTCACACCGGATACCCAAGGGTGGCCAGAGATCGAGGCGACCTTGGTCAACGCCGCTCGACGCATCCAGCGTCGGCTCACCAAGGCCGGCTTCGCCCCGCGACTAGTCAGCGACCAACAGCTCGCGCGTGACGTGACCACTCTCGTGCGCGCCGACGTCGCCGGGGATGTGCGTGCCTTGACCGAGGAGCGATGGGGGCACTGGTCAGCGGGCGGCGCGCTCAGCGCGACCTATGTGGTTGCCCGTTGGTCAGCCCCGAGCTCGGGAGCGCTCACCCAGCTGCTCGAGCAGCTCGACCGGCTTCCGACGATGGCGACCGCGATCGCGCTGTCGGCCCGTCGTGAGGGACCGTACATCGACGTACAGGCGGTCGTCCGAGTCACCGACCGTGACCCTGCCGCACTCGATGCCGCCGACCGCGGCGTACGCCGAATCGCCGACGCCTCAGGGGTCCGGCTGCAGCGTCTCGACGGCGAGCACGCCCACGGCGTCCACGCGACGCTGCCGACCGGCGGGTTCGCGACGTGA
- a CDS encoding MinD/ParA family ATP-binding protein has protein sequence MRQSQFESAAAMRPQAPHLDPRLAGLHTTPKRGWWGSRKPTPLDNPPAVDFHLRLRAPRRIAVVGLKGGVGKTTSSILIARTIARQRREPTLLLDSDTTYGSLLLRLGVSPVASAHDIARMGDPGSLEILRGVISQTDDGVWVVPSGRDPAQSAAFSESTYVDAVRALYRYFPVSVTDCGTGLAGSLMDRVVTASHSLVIATSASMDGILSAHNALQWLGSSDNRGIAARTIVVVGNVPDQPVIDIAEARERLRGLCKAVVSIPADPHIAPGGRIDLDSLSEETQRAGAVLASLALSAAASAQ, from the coding sequence GTGCGCCAGAGCCAGTTCGAGTCGGCCGCCGCGATGCGCCCGCAGGCACCGCATCTTGATCCCCGGCTCGCGGGCCTGCACACCACGCCCAAGCGCGGCTGGTGGGGATCGCGCAAGCCGACTCCTCTCGACAATCCGCCGGCGGTCGACTTCCATCTGCGCCTTCGTGCCCCGCGTCGAATCGCCGTCGTCGGGCTCAAGGGCGGCGTGGGCAAGACGACCTCGTCGATCCTGATCGCGCGGACCATCGCTCGTCAGCGTCGCGAGCCGACACTGCTGCTCGACTCCGATACGACCTACGGATCGCTGCTGCTGCGGCTCGGCGTGTCGCCGGTCGCGTCGGCGCACGACATCGCCCGCATGGGCGACCCCGGCTCGTTGGAAATCCTACGAGGTGTGATCAGCCAGACCGACGATGGCGTGTGGGTGGTCCCGTCCGGGCGCGATCCCGCGCAGAGCGCGGCTTTCAGCGAGTCGACGTACGTCGATGCCGTCCGGGCCCTCTACCGCTACTTCCCCGTCTCGGTCACCGACTGCGGCACCGGGCTGGCTGGATCGCTGATGGACCGCGTGGTGACCGCGAGCCACTCTCTGGTCATCGCGACCTCGGCCAGCATGGACGGCATACTGTCGGCCCACAACGCGCTGCAGTGGCTCGGCTCGAGCGACAACCGCGGGATTGCCGCACGCACGATCGTGGTCGTCGGCAATGTCCCCGACCAGCCGGTCATCGATATCGCCGAAGCCCGTGAGCGGCTGCGCGGCCTGTGCAAGGCGGTCGTGTCGATCCCGGCCGACCCACACATCGCGCCCGGCGGCCGCATCGACCTCGACAGCCTGAGCGAGGAGACCCAGCGCGCCGGCGCCGTGCTTGCTTCGTTGGCGTTGTCGGCCGCCGCATCGGCGCAATGA
- a CDS encoding SseB family protein, with the protein MITWTPASEFEQRLTAAYAAGDLNRSLSLLRHTQVALPASREAHEGREPYRWPMYQGETGTRLIAFTSIEAMQAASDGAMRYARISTLAELAAGWPDHTWGLAVNPGLEVQFDLDSAAVARVAAPSLSDFAKADPKFAPVLQKVLTLAELDALLDNDLGTVSGYVHFAADVEDLGDATAGQILEALALEQASHLRDNGSVFALRWRPLALDLYAPSYGGTTPEARDAVAGGIVEHEPYVGLGLGRNRDFQIREFKAMRAPLPAAAELWELTSDGRQERRGVLDLGQTRWKLFGSAADYDGPDAPLTPTELAGLRSRGDMARSSGRFVARYQGGDFTAAVHIEESATTVELRDGSGGLVDAVPLDACEALHYERVVCTWRAAPFVVVIELDDKLVLEYLGNNAIEADQLGLERHDQGVYRATVARDEARSTRSDFVPILLPQEATG; encoded by the coding sequence GTGATCACGTGGACGCCTGCCAGCGAATTCGAGCAGCGCCTCACCGCGGCGTACGCCGCAGGGGATCTCAATAGATCGCTGTCCCTGCTGAGGCATACCCAGGTGGCGCTGCCGGCCTCGCGTGAGGCGCACGAGGGCCGCGAGCCCTATCGGTGGCCTATGTACCAGGGCGAGACCGGGACGCGGCTGATCGCGTTCACCTCGATCGAGGCGATGCAGGCCGCTTCCGACGGGGCCATGCGGTATGCCCGCATCTCGACCCTCGCCGAGCTCGCCGCCGGGTGGCCGGATCACACGTGGGGATTGGCGGTGAATCCCGGCCTGGAGGTGCAGTTTGACCTCGATTCCGCCGCCGTCGCCCGGGTCGCCGCGCCGTCGCTTTCGGACTTCGCCAAGGCCGACCCGAAATTTGCGCCGGTGCTCCAGAAGGTGCTGACCCTCGCCGAGCTCGACGCCTTGCTCGACAACGACCTCGGGACCGTGTCCGGTTACGTGCACTTCGCCGCCGACGTCGAGGACCTCGGCGACGCCACCGCAGGGCAGATACTCGAAGCGCTCGCACTCGAGCAGGCAAGTCACCTGCGCGACAATGGATCGGTGTTCGCGCTGCGGTGGCGCCCGCTCGCGTTGGACCTCTACGCGCCGTCCTACGGCGGCACGACCCCGGAGGCGCGGGATGCGGTCGCAGGGGGCATCGTCGAACACGAGCCGTACGTCGGGCTGGGGCTCGGGCGCAACCGGGACTTTCAGATCCGCGAGTTTAAAGCCATGCGGGCACCGCTGCCAGCCGCGGCTGAGCTGTGGGAGCTGACTTCGGATGGTCGCCAGGAGCGTCGCGGCGTACTGGACCTCGGACAGACGAGATGGAAACTGTTCGGATCTGCCGCTGACTATGACGGCCCCGACGCACCCCTGACGCCCACTGAACTCGCCGGACTGCGAAGCCGCGGCGACATGGCCCGGTCCAGCGGTCGGTTCGTGGCCCGCTACCAAGGCGGCGACTTCACCGCAGCGGTACACATCGAGGAGAGCGCCACGACGGTCGAGCTGCGTGACGGATCGGGCGGGCTCGTCGACGCCGTCCCTCTCGATGCCTGCGAGGCGTTGCATTACGAGCGAGTCGTGTGCACGTGGCGCGCAGCGCCGTTTGTCGTCGTGATCGAGCTCGACGACAAGCTGGTACTTGAGTATCTCGGCAATAACGCCATTGAAGCCGACCAGCTCGGATTGGAGCGCCACGACCAGGGGGTCTACCGCGCGACGGTTGCACGCGATGAAGCGCGTTCGACCCGCAGCGACTTCGTACCGATTCTGCTCCCGCAGGAGGCTACCGGCTGA
- a CDS encoding right-handed parallel beta-helix repeat-containing protein, producing MPRLLEVSKDRSGVYPTLAEAIGDAADGDTIRLDPGEYVESVTIDGMSLTLVGNAGDDAETAVRLSGGDGYEPTIQARGTTLELQDLTITGGQGEALKVQRGRLKVTGSTLRAAHAPAIRLADGVEFELSDVEVDASQSGVMIEDADGTLEKVTVTRSADDGIVVRVGARPTLRNCTISGSGHRGIYIYESARPVLEGCEVTGSGATGVLVGSRCIAKLVRCRITDSRGNGVEFQAGSEGELTSCTVEKSGGTDVQIDDSASVTQSGGEAGKVGAAAAEVSSADPEKVESLLAELDRMVGLEGVKAEVRSIIDQIQVNEWRRRAGLNVDGMSNHLIFAGAPGTGKTTVGRIYGQLLAALGVLPGGPLKEVSRRDLVGQYIGHTAEKTAAVFDEARGGVVFLDEAYTLTRQAGSGNDFGQEAIDMIVKLMEDMRNEIAVIAAGYTNEMRDFLDANPGLASRFVKSIEFENYSADDLTLIISRMMESGDYRLGDGAEDLLWRHFASIDRDVNFGNARDARKLFEELRKIQSQRLRGLSDRPSMDDLITITAEDVEIATKARSA from the coding sequence ATGCCTCGACTTCTGGAAGTTTCGAAGGACCGGTCGGGTGTCTATCCGACGCTCGCCGAAGCGATCGGCGATGCAGCTGACGGCGACACGATCCGTCTTGACCCCGGCGAGTACGTCGAATCGGTGACGATCGACGGGATGAGCCTGACCCTCGTCGGCAACGCCGGCGACGATGCCGAGACAGCTGTCCGGTTGTCCGGCGGAGACGGCTACGAGCCGACAATTCAGGCGCGAGGGACGACACTCGAGCTGCAGGACCTGACCATCACAGGCGGCCAGGGCGAGGCCCTCAAGGTCCAGCGAGGTCGACTCAAGGTCACCGGCTCGACGCTGCGCGCGGCACACGCGCCGGCGATCCGGCTGGCCGACGGCGTCGAGTTTGAGCTCTCCGACGTCGAGGTCGACGCGTCACAGTCCGGTGTCATGATCGAAGACGCCGACGGCACCCTCGAGAAGGTCACCGTCACCCGCTCCGCAGACGACGGGATCGTGGTGCGGGTCGGCGCCCGCCCGACCCTGCGAAACTGCACGATCTCTGGCTCCGGGCACCGAGGAATCTACATCTACGAGTCAGCGCGGCCGGTGCTCGAGGGCTGCGAGGTCACTGGATCGGGGGCGACCGGCGTACTCGTCGGCAGCCGCTGCATCGCCAAGCTCGTGCGCTGCCGAATCACCGATAGCCGCGGCAACGGCGTCGAGTTCCAGGCCGGCTCAGAAGGTGAACTGACCAGCTGCACGGTCGAGAAGTCCGGCGGCACCGACGTCCAGATCGACGACTCGGCATCGGTCACCCAGTCGGGAGGCGAGGCCGGCAAAGTCGGCGCGGCAGCGGCCGAAGTGAGCTCGGCCGACCCGGAGAAGGTCGAGAGCCTGCTTGCCGAGCTCGACCGCATGGTCGGGCTTGAGGGCGTGAAGGCCGAAGTCCGCTCGATCATCGACCAGATCCAGGTGAATGAGTGGCGCCGTCGGGCGGGGCTGAATGTCGACGGCATGAGCAACCACCTGATCTTTGCTGGCGCGCCAGGGACCGGCAAGACCACCGTGGGGCGGATCTATGGTCAGCTGTTGGCCGCGCTCGGCGTACTGCCCGGCGGTCCGCTGAAGGAAGTCTCGCGACGCGACCTGGTCGGGCAGTACATCGGCCACACGGCGGAGAAGACGGCGGCGGTATTCGACGAAGCGCGCGGTGGAGTCGTGTTCCTGGACGAGGCCTACACACTCACCCGCCAGGCCGGGTCCGGAAACGACTTCGGTCAGGAGGCGATCGACATGATCGTCAAGCTGATGGAGGACATGCGCAACGAGATCGCCGTCATCGCCGCTGGCTATACCAACGAGATGCGCGACTTCCTCGATGCGAACCCCGGCCTCGCGTCTCGCTTCGTCAAGTCCATCGAGTTCGAGAACTATTCGGCAGATGACCTGACCCTCATCATCAGCCGGATGATGGAGTCGGGCGACTACCGGCTTGGCGACGGCGCCGAGGACCTGCTGTGGCGACATTTCGCGAGCATCGATCGCGACGTGAACTTCGGCAACGCGCGAGACGCTCGCAAGCTGTTCGAGGAGCTGCGCAAGATCCAGTCGCAGCGGCTTCGCGGGCTCTCGGATCGACCATCAATGGATGACCTGATCACGATCACCGCTGAGGATGTCGAGATCGCGACTAAGGCGCGCTCGGCCTAG
- the arcD gene encoding arginine-ornithine antiporter produces the protein MLTEEADGPRPAAGAAPPAKLSLIALTALVVGSMIGGGIFALPSQMAEAAAPGPLIIGWLITGVGMLMLAFVFQTLAKRKPDVEGGVYGYARAGFGNYIGFTSAWGYWLSAFIGNVGYLVLLFATLGYFFPVFSDSGTAIASLIGASILLWIVHFVIMRGVQEAAFVNTVVTIAKIVPLVTFIGILAFAFKADLFTFDFWGTSSEINGAPLGSTMDQIKNMMLVTVWVFIGIEGASIYGSRAKKRSDVGRATVLGFVAVLALLLLVNLLSYAAMARVDIAQLPDPSTAGVLAHVVGPWGAGFISVGLILSLLGALVSWFLLCAEILRAPAVDGVLPRFLASQNAGGTPTGAMWLTTGATQLMLIYSALNESGYKALILLASSLILLPYLWSALYQVILTARGEGDQQETGRGKDLVIGAIALIYAIWLVYAGGLGYVLLAAVFYLVGTVLYVWARRENKAQIFTRFEVVVFVVIIALSIWAVIALANGTITV, from the coding sequence ATGCTCACCGAAGAGGCTGACGGCCCGCGCCCCGCTGCTGGCGCCGCCCCTCCCGCCAAGCTCTCCCTCATCGCGCTGACCGCGCTCGTTGTGGGGTCGATGATCGGCGGTGGCATCTTCGCCCTGCCCTCCCAGATGGCCGAGGCCGCTGCGCCCGGCCCCCTGATCATCGGCTGGCTGATCACCGGTGTGGGCATGTTGATGCTGGCGTTCGTCTTCCAGACGCTGGCCAAGCGCAAGCCGGATGTCGAGGGCGGCGTCTACGGCTACGCCCGCGCTGGCTTCGGTAACTACATCGGGTTTACCTCTGCCTGGGGCTACTGGCTTTCGGCGTTCATCGGCAACGTCGGATACCTCGTCCTGCTCTTCGCGACGCTCGGCTACTTCTTCCCGGTCTTCTCAGATAGCGGAACGGCGATCGCCAGCCTCATCGGCGCCTCGATCCTGCTGTGGATCGTGCACTTCGTCATCATGCGTGGCGTTCAGGAGGCGGCATTCGTCAACACCGTCGTCACCATCGCCAAGATCGTCCCGCTGGTCACCTTCATCGGGATCCTCGCCTTCGCGTTCAAGGCCGACCTCTTTACCTTCGACTTCTGGGGCACCTCCTCCGAGATCAACGGCGCGCCGTTGGGCAGCACCATGGACCAGATCAAAAACATGATGCTGGTGACGGTCTGGGTCTTCATCGGAATCGAAGGCGCGTCGATCTATGGCAGCCGTGCCAAGAAGCGTTCGGACGTCGGTCGCGCGACTGTGCTCGGGTTTGTCGCCGTACTCGCCCTGCTGCTGCTGGTCAACCTGCTGTCGTACGCCGCCATGGCACGCGTCGACATCGCGCAGCTGCCTGACCCATCTACCGCCGGCGTACTCGCCCATGTAGTGGGTCCGTGGGGTGCCGGGTTCATCTCGGTGGGGCTGATCCTCTCGCTACTCGGCGCGCTCGTGTCCTGGTTCCTGCTCTGTGCGGAGATCCTGCGCGCACCAGCGGTCGACGGGGTGCTGCCACGATTTCTCGCCAGCCAAAACGCCGGCGGCACCCCGACTGGCGCGATGTGGCTGACCACCGGCGCGACCCAGCTCATGCTGATCTACTCCGCGCTCAACGAGTCCGGTTACAAGGCGCTGATCCTGCTTGCCTCGTCGCTGATCTTGCTGCCCTACCTGTGGTCTGCGCTCTACCAGGTCATCCTGACCGCGCGCGGCGAGGGCGACCAGCAAGAGACCGGCCGCGGCAAGGACCTCGTCATCGGCGCGATCGCACTTATCTATGCGATCTGGCTGGTGTACGCCGGCGGCCTGGGCTACGTGCTCCTGGCTGCAGTGTTCTACCTCGTCGGCACCGTCCTTTATGTCTGGGCACGCCGAGAAAACAAGGCACAGATCTTCACCCGCTTCGAGGTGGTGGTGTTCGTCGTGATCATCGCCCTCTCGATCTGGGCAGTCATCGCCCTCGCCAACGGGACCATCACCGTCTAG